From Triticum aestivum cultivar Chinese Spring chromosome 4A, IWGSC CS RefSeq v2.1, whole genome shotgun sequence, a single genomic window includes:
- the LOC123085311 gene encoding probable disease resistance protein At1g61300 — protein sequence MEMQLAAVLATLALGGALVVLFFGKWWQPLADGDKRVKELDDAVEALLQLRADVLRQLDGAPEPEQPRAWLRRVQDAQDEVASVKARHDAGQLYVVRLLHYFLTTGPVAGLAEKQLKIVRAIQEQGAALLEAALAAPQAPPPLPLQPEELELPPETGSARPYLNEALRFLGDCDAALGVWGAGGVGKTTVLRRVRDVCGRVAPFFDHVLLLAASRDCTVAKLQKEVVAVLGLRDAPTEQAQAAGILSFLRDKSFLLLLDGVWERLDLERVGIPQPLGVVAGRVRKVVVASRSEAVCADMGCRKKIKMESLNEDDAWSLFEANAGEEAIRGDAQISTLARQVAAECKGLPLFLATVGRAMSNKRTAEEWGDALDKLKTPQLTSTAPGQDKHAHALVKFCFDSLESDTVRECLLTCALWPEDHNISRDELVQCWIGLGLLPKYDDVDESLRFGHTVVTILEAARLLEQGDNHRHNMCPSDTHVRLHDAVRDAALQLAPGKWLVRAGVGLREPPRDEALWRDAERVSLMHNVIEEAPAKAGGALSDAQPASLMLQCNRALPRRMLQAIQQFTRLTYLDLEDTGILDAFPMEICCLVNLEFLNLSRNRILSLPMELGNLSRLKYLHLRDNYYIQITVPPGLISRLARLQVLDLFTASIVSVADDYVAPVIDDLETSGARMPWLGISMDNTGDARRLARLAPGVRARSIHLRKLDGARTLELLSAQHAAELGGVQEGLRELAVYSSDIEEIVADAHAPRLEVVKFGFLARLRVMEWSHGAASNLREVAIGACHALTHMTWVQHLPCLESLNLSGCNGMTRLVGGAAEGGSEAEEVVTFPRLRLLALLGLPRLEDIRGGGGECAFPELRRLQTRGCSRLRRIPMRPVAGGQGRVRVEGDKHWWNGLQWASDDVKACFVPVLL from the exons ATGGAGATGCAGCTCGCGGCCGTGCTCGCCACGCTCGCTCTCGGCGGCGCGCTCGTCGTGCTCTTCTTCGGCAAGTGGTGGCAGCCGCTGGCCGACGGCGACAAGCGCGTCAAGGAGCTCGACGACGCCGTCGAGGCCCTGCTGCAGCTGCGGGCCGACGTGCTCAGGCAGCTGGACGGCGCGCCGGAGCCGGAGCAGCCGCGCGCGTGGCTGCGGCGCGTGCAGGACGCGCAGGACGAGGTGGCGTCCGTCAAGGCGCGGCACGACGCGGGGCAGCTCTACGTCGTCCGCCTCCTGCACTACTTTCTCACCACGGGCCCCGTCGCCGGGCTGGCCGAGAAGCAGCTCAAGATCGTGCGCGCCATCCAGGAGCAGGGCGCGGCGCTGCTGGAGGCCGCGCTGGCCGCGCCgcaggcgccgccgccgctgcccctccAGCCCGAGGAGCTGGAGCTCCCGCCCGAGACGGGGTCCGCCAGGCCCTACCTCAACGAGGCGCTCCGCTTCCTCGGCGACTGCGACGCGGCGCTCGGCGTctggggcgccggcggcgtgggCAAGACCACGGTGCTGAGGCGGGTGCGCGACGTGTGCGGCCGCGTCGCGCCATTCTTCGACCACGTCCTCCTGCTGGCGGCCTCCAGGGACTGCACGGTGGCGAAACTCCAGAAGGAGGTCGTGGCCGTGCTCGGCCTCCGCGACGCGCCAACCGAGCAGGCGCAGGCCGCCGGGATCCTGAGCTTCCTGAGGGACAAGAGCTTCCTGCTCCTGCTGGACGGCGTGTGGGAGCGGCTGGACCTGGAGAGGGTCGGCATCCCGCAGCCCTTGGGGGTGGTGGCCGGCCGGGTGAGGAAGGTGGTCGTGGCGTCCAGGAGCGAGGCGGTGTGCGCGGACATGGGCTGCCGcaagaagatcaagatggagagCTTGAACGAAGACGATGCGTGGAGCCTGTTCGAAGCGAACGCCGGCGAGGAGGCCATCCGCGGCGACGCCCAAATTTCCACACTTGCAAGACAG GTGGCTGCAGAATGCAAGGGCCTGCCTCTCTTCCTCGCCACTGTCGGCCGTGCCATGTCCAACAAACGTACAGCAGAGGAGTGGGGCGATGCACTCGACAAGCTCAAGACGCCGCAGCTCACGAGCACCGCGCCCGGCCAGGACAAGCACGCGCACGCTCTCGTCAAGTTCTGCTTCGACAGCCTCGAGAGCGACACGGTGAGGGAGTGCCTCCTGACCTGCGCGCTCTGGCCGGAGGACCACAACATCTCCAGGGACGAGCTCGTGCAGTGCTGGATCGGCCTGGGCCTCCTCCCCAAGTACGACGACGTCGACGAGTCGCTCCGGTTCGGGCACACGGTAGTCACCATCCTGGAGGCCGCGCGCCTCCTGGAGCAGGGCGACAACCACCGGCACAACATGTGCCCGTCCGACACGCACGTCCGGCTCCACGACGCCGTCCGCGACGCGGCGCTCCAGCTCGCGCCCGGCAAGTGGCTGGTCCGCGCGGGCGTCGGGCTCCGGGAGCCGCCCCGCGACGAGGCGCTGTGGCGCGACGCGGAGCGCGTCTCGCTGATGCACAACGTCATCGAGGAGGCCCCCGCCAAGGCCGGCGGCGCGCTCTCGGACGCGCAGCCGGCGTCGCTGATGCTGCAGTGCAACCGCGCCCTGCCGCGGAGGATGCTGCAGGCGATCCAGCAGTTCACCAGGCTGACGTACCTGGACCTGGAGGACACCGGCATACTGGACGCGTTCCCGATGGAGATCTGCTGCCTCGTCAACCTGGAGTTCCTCAACCTGTCCAGGAACAGGATCCTGTCGCTGCCCATGGAGCTGGGCAACCTGAGCCGGCTCAAGTACCTCCACCTGCGCGACAACTACTACATCCAGATCACGGTGCCTCCGGGCCTGATCTCGCGGCTCGCGAGGCTGCAGGTGCTGGACCTGTTCACCGCGAGCATCGTCTCCGTCGCGGACGACTACGTGGCGCCGGTCATCGACGACCTAGAGACCAGCGGCGCGCGCATGCCGTGGCTCGGCATCTCGATGGACAACACCGGCGACGCGCGGAGGCTGGCGCGCCTGGCGCCGGGCGTGCGCGCCCGGTCGATCCACCTGCGGAAGCTGGACGGGGCGCGGACCCTGGAGCTGCTGTCGGCGCAGCACGCGGCGGAGCTGGGGGGCGTGCAGGAGGGCCTGCGGGAGCTGGCGGTGTACTCGTCCGACATCGAGGAGATCGTGGCGGACGCGCACGCGCCGAGGCTGGAGGTGGTCAAGTTCGGGTTCCTCGCGAGGCTCCGCGTCATGGAGTGGTCCCACGGCGCGGCGTCCAACCTCCGGGAGGTGGCCATCGGCGCGTGCCACGCGCTGACGCACATGACCTGGGTGCAGCACCTCCCGTGCCTCGAGTCGCTCAACCTCAGCGGCTGCAACGGGATGACGAGGCTGGTCGGCGGCGCCGCGGAGGGGGGCAgcgaggcggaggaggtggtgaCGTTCCCGCGGCTGAGGCTGCTGGCGCTGCTGGGGCTGCCGAGGCTGGAGGacatccgcggcggcggcggggagtgcGCGTTCCCGGAGCTGCGGAGGCTGCAGACCAGGGGGTGCTCGCGGCTGAGGCGCATACCGATGCGGCCGGTGGCCGGCGGGCAGGGCAGGGTGAGGGTGGAGGGCGACAAGCACTGGTGGAACGGGCTGCAGTGGGCGAGCGACGACGTCAAGGCCTGCTTCGTCCCGGTGCTGCTCTGA